A DNA window from Coffea arabica cultivar ET-39 chromosome 6c, Coffea Arabica ET-39 HiFi, whole genome shotgun sequence contains the following coding sequences:
- the LOC140008822 gene encoding secreted RxLR effector protein 161-like, producing MSKDKEVSTPLAGHFKLNIKQYPTSEKDKEDLKKFPYVSAVGSLMYAMVCTRPDITHAVGVVNRYLSNPGKEHWNAVKWILRYLKGTSRLCLCFGNGKTMLDGYTNADMAGDLDNRKSTSGYLMIFAGGAVSWQSKLQKCIALSSMEAEYIATTEACKETLWLQKFVQELVLDSKLLILENVHTNDNGADMFTKALPKKKLLFCRQEADLVEPPNELEGEIVGCGPAHFWGQPTYANA from the exons ATGAGCAAGGATAAGGAAGTTTCAACTCCACTTGCAGGCCACTTTAAACTGAATATCAAGCAGTATCCTACAAGTGAGAAAGATAAAGAAGACTTGAAGAAGTTTCCTTATGTTTCGGCTGTTGGTAGCTTGATGTATGCTATGGTTTGCACCAGACCAGATATTACTCATGCAGTTGGAGTAGTCAATCGGTATCTCTCTAATCCTGGTAAGGAGCATTGGAATGCTGTCAAATGGATTCTCAGGTATCTCAAGGGAACTTCTAGATTATGTCTATGTTTCGGCAATGGTAAAACTATGCTAGATGGATACACTAATGCAGATATGGCAGGTGATCTTGATAATAGGAAGTCCACATCTGGGTACTTGATGATTTTTGCAGGGGGAGCTGTGTCATGGCAAAGTAAGTTACAAAAATGTATTGCCCTTTCTAGTATGGAGGCAGAGTATATTGCAACCACTGAAGCATGCAAGGAGACTCTTTGGTTGCAGAAATTCGTTCAAGAGTTGG TACTGGATTCTAAACTGTTGATACTTGAGAATGTGCATACAAATGATAATGGTGCTGACATGTTTACCAAGGCATTGCCTAAGAAAAAACTCTTATTTTGCAGGCAAGAAGCAGATTTGGTGGAACCCCCAAATGAGCtggagggggagattgttgggtGTGGGCCAGCCCATTTTTGGGGCCAACCCACTTATGCAAATGCTTGA
- the LOC140008823 gene encoding raucaffricine-O-beta-D-glucosidase-like gives MAANGNITSELSRADFGEDFIFGSASSAYQMEGAAEEGGRGPSIWDKFTEQRPDKVVDGSNGNVAIDQYHRYKEDVQMMKKIGLDAYRFSISWPRVLPGGRLSAGVNKEGIQYYNNLIDELLANGIKPFVTLFHWDVPQTLEDEYGGFLCRRIVDDFREFAELCFWEFGDRVKHWITLNEPWTFAYSGYTTGGHAPSRGVSTAEHIKEGNTGHRCNHLFSGIPVDGNPGTEPYVVAHHLLLAHAEAVKVYREYFKGQEGKIGITQCHNGGSLLMILHRTRKRLSGRLILCSDAVGPDGKTDIGPKGVDEENDPGLTVSKARIDKTRIKYHHDHLVYVKQAVDVDKVNVKGYFIWSLLDNFEWSLKA, from the exons atggcagcaaatggcAATATCACAAGTGAGCTCAGCCGTGCTGATTTCGGAGAGGACTTCATTTTTGGAAGTGCATCGTCTGCTTACCAG ATGGAAGGTGCAGCCGAAGAAGGTGGCAGAGGCCCTAGTATATGGGATAAATTTACGGAACAAAGACCTGATAAAGTGGTCGATGGAAGTAATGGAAATGTGGCTATTGATCAATATCATCGTTACAAG GAAGATGTCCAAATGATGAAGAAAATTGGCTTAGATGCATACCGATTTTCAATCTCCTGGCCCAGAGTACTGCCCG GCGGAAGACTAAGTGCTGGGGTGAACAAAGAAGGAATCCAGTACTACAACAATCTTATCGATGAGCTCCTAGCTAATG GTATCAAGCCTTTCGTGACTCTTTTCCATTGGGATGTACCACAAACTCTGGAAGATGAATACGGCGGTTTCCTCTGTCGAAGGATAGT CGATGATTTTCGCGAATTTGCTGAGCTATGTTTTTGGGAATTTGGTGATCGTGTGAAACATTGGATCACATTGAATGAGCCGTGGACTTTTGCCTATAGTGGCTACACCACTGGTGGCCATGCACCCAGTAGGGGTGTATCCACAGCAGAACATATCAAAGAAGGCAATACAGGACACAGATGCAACCATCTATTTTCAGGCATTCCTGTGGATGGTAATCCTGGCACAGAGCCATACGTGGTAGCACACCATTTGCTACTTGCTCATGCTGAAGCTGTAAAAGTGTACCGTGAATACTTTAAG GGTCAAGAAGGGAAGATAGGAATTACCCAGTGTCACAATGGTGGGAGCCTCTTAATGATACTCCACAGGACAAGGAAGCGGTTGAGCGGGCGGTTGATTTTATGTTCGGATG CGGTAGGTCCTGATGGCAAAACAGACATTGGCCCAAAGG GTGTTGATGAGGAAAATGATCCAGGTCTTACTGTATCAAAAGCTCGTATTGATAAGACAAGGATCAAATATCATCATGATCATCTGGTGTATGTAAAACAAGCTGTGGATGT GGATAAAGTTAATGTCAAAGGTTACTTTATATGGTCATTGCTCGACAACTTTGAATGGTCCCTCAAAGCTTGA